tcccagccccaatcccaatcccaaccccaaccccaatcccattccaatccccatcccaatcccagccccaatccaatcccaatcccaaccccaatgtcattcccaatcccaatcccagccccaatcccaccccaatccccatcccaatcccaaccccaatgtcattcccaaccccaatcccagccccaatcccatcccagtcccaatcCCAGTCCCTTCCCCGCTGTTCCCAGGGCAGGGTTGGAGACCAgaacccccagagctgctcccagtccgtgctcctggctgggattgtcccaaggcaggagcagcccctggcactgggacTTGTAGAACTTCCTGAGGTCCTTTCTAATCAAAGATGGAAATAAAACACCatgaaacaaattaaataaaatataaattaaggaaaaattaaacaaaaccagcacagtggAGTTCAGTGTTTTATGGCAGGGATTTGCCTCAAAAAAAATCCgtgttttgcaagaaaaatgaatgaaatgaaacgaaattaaattaaattaaattaaataataaaaattaaaataaaatacaatattaaaataaaataaaatattggttATAAATGGAGAACTTCTaatgaaagacagaaataaaacactgcttaacaaaaccagcacagagtAGGTCAGAGTTTTATGGCAGCGATCTGCCTCAAAAAATTCACACTTTGCAAGGGAAATGTGTCtggctgaaataaaaaaaataaaataaattaaattaaattaaaataaaataaaataaaataaaataaaataaaataaaataaaataaaataaaataataaaatattggtTATAAATGGAGAACTTCTaatgaaagacagaaataaaacactgtttaacaaaaccagcacagtggAGTTCAGAGTTTCATGGCAGGGATCTGCCTGACAAAATCCACGTTTCACAAGGGAAATGTAGCtggctgaaataaaataaaataataataaaaaataaaataaaataataaaaaataaaataaaatagtaacatgaaataaaatgaagtaaaacaaaataacataaataaaataaaataaaataaaataaaataaaatataaaatgaaagaaaagaaaatattggttTTAACTAAATGGAGAACTTCTAATGAAAGATTGAAGTAAAACTGCATGAAACAAAGCCAGCGCAGTAGAGTTCAGTTTTATGGCAGGGATTTGCCTCAAAACATCTATGTTTcacaagggaaatataggtggctgaaatgaaatgaaatgaaataaaatgaaataaaataaaataaaacattaaaatgaaataaattaaataaaatctataaaataaaatttaaaaattaaaaattaaattaaattaaattaaattaaaatgaaaataaaaataaaataaaataaaataaaataacatatgAGTTATAACTAAATGGAGAACTTCTAGTGaaagatggaaataaaatgctgtttaaCAAAACCAGGACAGTGGAATTCAGAGTTTCATGGCAGAGATCTGCCtcaaaaaatccacatttcacAAGGGAAATGGAGCTGgctaaaatgcaataaaatgcaataaaaaataaataaaattaaaattaaattaaattaaattacaaaatcaataaaaaatggttttaaattgaGAACTTCTAATGAAAGCTGGCAATAAAAGGCCGTGTAACAaaaccagcccagcccagttCAGTGATcccttggaggttttttttatggttttttttgttttgttttgttttggggttttttggtttgtttgggttttttttttaattcttttctttctttcagagcAATCAGTAACAGCCCCAGTTACTGATTTACAGCAGGGCTCGGTCATGGGTGCTGTGGGACAAACGGGTTtgtcaggcagagctgctgagagggaataataaaataaatgtgacaACATTTCAGCAaaacctctgcagagctgtggggagaaAGAGCAAGGCTGGGGCCCTAatcctgggaaaaggaaaatccttGAGAAGGAAGGtaaagacaagaaaaagagGGGAATGGGAAagtgagagaagaaaatggaagaaaagaaatattgaaaagaaaaagaggaaaattaaaaagaaaggaaaaggaaagggaagggaaggagaaaaagagaagggaaaaaaggaaaggaaaggaaaggaaaggaaaggaaaggaaaggaaaggaaaggaaaggaaaggaaaggaaaggaaaggaaaggaaaaaggaaaaaggaaaaaggaaaaaaagacaagaaaaagagaaataaagggaaaggaaaagaaaaagagaaaaagagaaagacaaaaagaaggagaaacaaaaggaaaaaggaaaagagaaagagagaaaagaaagaaagaaagaaagaaagaaagaaagaaagaaagaaagaaagaaagaaagaaagaaagaaagaaagaaagaaagaaagaaagaaagaaagaaagaaagaaagaaagaaagaaagaaagaaagaaagaaagaaggaaagaaagaaagaaagaaggaaagaaggaaagaaagacaaaaaaagagaaaaaattaaaaaggaaaaaaagagaaaataaaaaagaaaaagaaagggaaaaggcaaaaggaaaggATTGTGGCATAAcctgcatgaaaataaaataaaatggtcATTATGAATAAGACAAATTCTCATTGTGCCTCTTGATTGCACGTGTCACATTCTTCTACATCAGCAACTCAAATATTTACATTGCTGCTTTGAAATATTCCaggttttatttccaaaatccATAATTATCACAAATTCCCCGAGGTGGGAAGAGCCCTTCAGGATGATCCAGCATCACCCCTGAACCCCAACAGTTCCCTTAAAAGACATATTAAACATAAAAGTTCCCTGAGTTTTGCAAAGAAGAATTGGAATAAAAGCCAGGATCAAGCGGCAATGGTGCAGAATGgagggaaaaattaaaacctgtgaaagatgaaatgaaattgaaaacaagaatattaaaagaaaaatcaaattaactGTGATTAGGGGTTATATTCTGATAAACAGGCACAATAAACCAGgaaacatttgaaataaatgttGATGAAGTAGGGGTTAAAATAATAGAGTTCAAGACAATCTGGACGCTTTATTTAAAGTGAACAAAATCTCTGGGAGCTTCCAAGAGCTTGGAGTTTTTCCCAGGCTCCCAGTAAAATGCTCGGCTGGATCTAATAAAAGCTCGCTAACGAATTTTGTGGAGCACTGTGAGAAAAGCAGCGTTTGTTAGCCGGAAAACTCGAGCTGAtttcattaattattattatttcattaattcCGAGCGTGAAGGTGTCCCGGGCACCGGGCTCAGTTTTATTCGCAGTTTTGTTTTAAGGGCTGGTTTTCGTTTGCCTGGAGCAGGTGAAACGCAGCTGAGGTCGGAGTCATTTTCCACACTCACCTCCCCAGttccaggaggaggaagaggaagaggaggaggaggaggaggaggaggcagtaATGAAATCACAGCTCCTCGATGAGCCTGGCAAAGGCGCTCAGCTTGCAACACCGAGCGATCCCCCGAGCAAGGAGGGATTTGGAGCTGGGGGTCCCTTCCTAAGGCAGGAGAGGAATTcgggaattcaggaattcaggaattcaggaattcaggaattcaggaattcaggaaAAGCCTCTGGAAGCGATGGGAGGAGGGAattcagagcagggagctcGGCAGGGATTTCCCGAGCAGAATCAAAAGCCTGGAGTTGTCCAGAAGGAGCCAACACGCGGTTCCAGGGCAGTCACCAGGACTTTGCTGCTTCTCAAATTCCAAATTTAATCCCAAACCACGATTTGATTGAATTAGACTCAAAAACAATATATAATGTCTGGTTTTTACCTTGGCTTCATTATTCCTATTGCTTCATTATAACAGTGCTGCttaaccaaaagaaaaggaaaatcgATTATTCTTTTGGACAATGAGCAGGTTCAAAGTACTTGAATACAGCCAAAATGACGGAGTTTGATTTCTTTGCGagctttgttgctgtttttcaaCATATTCTGGAAtgattttttcagaatttaactccgggctgctcctgtgggacGCCGGGAATTCAGGAATTGAGTAAAAACAGAAGGAGGAGTGGGACTCGGCATGAAGGagcctctcctccttccttccgCTCGCTCATCCTCATTTCTGGGGGGGATTTCGGGGTTtctgtgctgcccagcccagcagccggGATTCCCCTGGacattcctgcctttttcccGAGCCCCcggagcagctgggcagggccggGAATCGGGCAGGGATTGCCCCAGATGGGCTCAGCACAGATGGCACCCCCGCAACCCGCCGGGATTTCTACCAGGacatccctcctcctcctcctcctcctttcctctgaACGCCCTCCCAGCCACCAGACGATggaatttcacaccgggaaaaTTAAGGAACCCGGGGACAAACGTAACAAACGTCCATGTATTCTGAAAGCGGGAAaaaattctaattaattttGATTCTAAAAAACTCCAATAGAATTCTTTCACTTGCAGCTTTGTCCTTCCCACagttaaaataacattttaaagagGATATAGAACTGGCTTATACACAAATAAAGGGGTCTGGGGTTATTTTTTCCATCtcaaaatgtattaatattCGGTATTAGTATATAAACATTGATAATACTGCATTCATATTCttatatagatttttttatgcCACAAGTTATTGGAAGTTTTATGCCACAAGTAACTCTTGTCTCCAGCCAGGCAGTTTGTACCTGTCTGTGTTTACCCTGACaaatccctccatccatcccctgctggggacacccagttTAATTCCACCCCTTTTCTGAAGCCTCGACTTCCTTCTAATTCCCAGTGCAAAAAATCAGGAGCAaaaggaggggtttttttccttatctctgtctgcaaaaaaaaaattacaactttggtctgcagtgggaaggaaaaggagttaCAATAATCCGAGCAAGTCCTAATTAAAACCCCCCAGGGATAAAAGTTGTTCCCACCAGACTGCGAGGGGATCTTCGGTGGTGGCTGAAGTCTGACATCTGCGAGcatcaattaattaattaattaataccTCCACTCATCCTTTAATAAAGAAGTGTGCGCTAATCCTCCTCGTAGCCGAGCTCCGAAAATCAAATTTATTAGCCAAAGGCTGTTTTAGGAACAGATGGGGTGTAAAGAGCTTGATGGAACGGGTGGAGAGCGagagattaattaattaattgttaAGTAATTGAGTGACGAGTGCGGGGAGCAAGAAATGCAAAGCCCCGGGATGCCGCTGGGACAGATCTGAGTTTAACAATTCTGCATTCCCAAAACTCCTTTGGGAAACCGGAGGGTGACAAGGGACCTCTCCACCTGTGCCCGGCTCTGTCTGTCCCCGCTTCCCCCTCCGTCCCGATGCCCTCACAAGCTCAGTTCCAGCAAAACGACAAAActcgagagagagagagagcccaGAGAGATCCCTAACAAGTTATTCCTGCCGTGATTGCATCGAGCACTCCGCCTGAATTTTGCGTCCTACAAAGAGAATTAGCGgctggctgggggagctgctagTCCTCAGCTCTGTCTTTGTAAGGCTCCCGAGAATGTTTAACGAGTTAATCTTTTGTTAGGCTCAAACCCCGCGCCGATGTTCGCCAGCAGGCACGGCTTAGCACTGGAAGggatttttgttggttttttggtctGGTTATCACTGAAAGGGTTTGGGCTTTGTTGGCCTTGAAATCTTCACCTTGTGAGAACTGAAAGCAGGGGACAggtaaataaaggaaaacaggatTGTGTGTTAATGGGTAAGCTGCGCAGGGAACGGgacaggcaggcagctctgctgtggctccATCTGATCAGCAGCACACAAATCCTGGGTCAGACTGGGAACCTGAGCCAAACCTGACACAaacccagaggagctgggcaagAACCCAAAACATTCAATCACCCAAAGGAGCTGTGTGAGAACACAAAATATTGATGGACACAAAGGAGATGTGTGAGAAGCCAAAATATTGACAAACCCAAAGGAGCTGTGTTAGAACCCAAAACGTTCAATCACCCAAAGGAGCTGGGCGAGAACCCAAAATACTGATGGGCCCAAAGGAGCTGTGTGAGAACCCAAAACGTTCAGTCACCCAAAGGAGCTGTGTGAGAGCCCAAAATATTGATGGGCCCAAAGGAGATGTGTGAGAACCCAAAATATTGACAAACCCAAAGGAGCTGTGCAAGAACCCAAAATATTCAATCACTCAAAGGAGTTctgcaaaaacccaaaatatttaatCACCCAAAGGAGCTGTGCAAAAGCCCAAAATATTGATGGGCCCAAAGGAGCTGTTCAAGAACCCAAAATATTCAGTCACCCAAAGAAACTGTGCAAGAGCCCAAAATATTGATGGGCCCAAAGGAGGTGTCGTCTAAGAACCCAAAATGTTCAATCACTCAAAGGAGTTGTGCAAGAGCCCAAAATATTGACAAACCCAAAGGAGCTGTGTGAGAGTCCAAAACATTGATGGACCCAAAGGAGATGTGTAAGAACCCAAAATATTCAATCACCCAAAGGAGTTctgcaaaatcccaaaatattgACAAACCCAAAGGAGCTGTATAAGAACCCAAAATATTTAATCACCCAAAGGAGTTctgcaaaaacccaaaatatttaatCACCCAAAGGAGCTGTGTAAGAACCCCAAGCACTTCATCACCCAAAAGAGCTGTGCAAGAACCCAAAATATTGATGGACCCAAAGAAACTGTGCAAGAACCCAAAATATTGACAAACCCAAAGGAGGTGTCTAAGAACCCAAAATGTTCAATCACTCAAAGGAGCTGTGcaacaacccaaaacattcaATCATCCAAAGGAGCTGTGTGAGAGCCCAAAACATTGATGGATCCAAAGCAGGTGTGTAAGAACCAAAAATATTGACAAACCCAGAGGAGCTGTATAAGAACCCAAAATATTCAATCACACAAAGGAGTTctgcaaaatcccaaaatattgACAAACCCAAAGGAGCTGTATAAGAACCCAAAATATTTAATCACCCAAAGGAGTTctgcaaaaacccaaaatatttaatCACCCAAAGGAGCTGTGTAAGAATCTAAAATACTGATGGACTCAAAGGAGATGTGTAAGAACCTAAACCATTTAATCACCCAAAGGATTTGTGTAAGAGCCCCAAACATTTCATCACCCAAAGGAGCTGTTTAAGCTGCAGGGAGCCTGAGcaggctctgccccagggagctccagagggatcctcctgtcccagcccatccagagcaaagctgagctcacGGGGCCTCAAGGGCTTCTCAAGGCTGCAGCCAAGGACAGGATCCATGGAATTGTGGAATATCCGAGTTGGAAGGGACCGACAGGGTcacagtgcagctcctggccctgcacagacaccccagcagtgccctgtgcctgggagcagTGTCCAGAAATGTCACCTCCTGCCTCACCCACACCCAGTTCCACAAaattccaccactgccctgaaGGCTCCACTGTGGAATCCCGAGGGGAGCCCTGtcctcccagcagtgccctgccctggagatgtcaggcagagctctgggctgggctctcaCAGCTGAGAGCCTTGTGAGGTGGGACTTgtgtgacacctggggacacctggggacgcagggaggagctggagctgctgcagagagcccagaggaggctccaggatgggcagagggatggagcagctctgctgggaggaaaggctggcacagctgggattgttcacctgcacaggagaagctttgggctgagctcagggtggccttgcagggcctgcaggagccccaggaaagctggagagagacaatttccagggcatgcagggacagcacccagggaatggctgccagtgccagagggcagggcaggaagagtaattccttttcctccaggaattgctgctgggtttgcccttcctggaaaagcaaattaaagcaGGCACTGAAAGTCCCTCAGAATATTCGGTTTGAGgtgcaaaaaatatttgtggGTTTTGCTGTGGTCTCCCAGAAAAAGATCCTGCCTCATATATTCCTCCTGTAGATATGCTTCATAAAAAACTATATTTAGGCATATACACACCAACATCTTCCTCTTTATTGTCTGCACACGCACATTTACTATTCAGGCCAAAACAGTAACTGCAGCTgtgagaaatggatttgtaaagaattttcaaaaatttaaaaaataaaaaaaaactcaacTGAGATAAGGTGTGCTGGCTTAGGAAGGCCATgaatattgggaattgggaattgttccctggcagggtgggcagggctgggatggaattcccagagcagctggggctgcccctgcatccctggcagtgcccaaggccaggctgggcactggggacagtgggaggtgtccctgccatggcagggatgatCTGTAATGTCCCCTCtgacccaaacccttctggcaTTCTCTGACATGTCCAACCTTCAGGCCGAGGTGAAGAGCCCTTCAGCAAAGGTGAGGATGAATATCCAGTATCATCTCTGCAGAGGTTACCGAGTTGTGTCATTCTACTGCTACCAAACCCCATAAGAGATAGGGGAGATAATCGCCTCGGGATGGTTCCACCTGCAAGACCTccactggcagctgctgagttCCTGCTCCTAAATCCTCATGACCCTCTGTTCCTAAATCTTCCAGGAACGTTCCTTCTGAGCACAGCTGCCTCCATTCTTCTGTCTCACTTGGGATGCACCTCCGGGCGAGCATCCAAGAGCTGCAGGATTGTTCACTGCTTTGGCTGTTCGTGTTTTATCGGGGCAGAATGTTGGACCTGCTGCGTTGATTTGTTCTGTagcatttccctgctcctgtcgGCTGCATCTTCCCCCTTCACACCCTTTCCAACCCCCTGGATTctatccctgctctgctccctctcaaATATAAAAAGTGGGTTTATATACTCAAATATAAAAAGtgtatatacaaatatacacactttatatatatatatatatatatatatactatttGTATGTATACAAAAGTATATATACAAAAACTGTTTaactgctggggttttttaattaggaTACCTCACTCCGGTCAGCCAACTGTGCCTCCACTGTTCTGTCTGCACCTCGAAAATCAGGATTATTTTCCTCATCCGAAGGAAAAGTTCTGACTTCTTTCGCAGCAGCTGCCGGCTCTGCCCAGGACACGGCGTTTCTCACCCCATTAAAATGCAAACTCGCAGAGGATCCTCGCACATGAATGAAAATCACTTGAAAGCATGCGAATCCAGGTGTTTATTTCTTTACACAGAGCGTTGTGTTGTTCCCTTTAACAACTTTCGCGAGCTGATAAGGacacatttccctttttaacaACCTTTGGAGCAGCCCGAAGCGGCTCATCCGTGTTTTTAACAAACCGTGCGGGACCGTGGGGGCTGTGCCGGGCCCGAGCATCAGCAGCGGTGTGGGTGCTCGGAGGGTTCCTTCCTACAGCTGGTTTGGGAAATGAGGCCAGCAGAGCCTCAGCCGCGCCTGCCCGCAGGTGTgagccagcctggggacagcagtgccagggactgggagcagcagccgaGGGGCAAAGCAGGGCACGAACGGGGCTCGGGGTGCGAGGGGACCCCCGAGCAGGTGTGGgcaacacacacaaacacagcagagatTTTGGGCCACTCTGCAAAGGCTCCGGTGCCTGCGGGCGGGGGTGGCAGCGCTCGGTGCGCCGTGGTCCCGCTCCACAGCGCGGCTGGGCAAGGGCAGTGCCCGGAGCGGTGGGACGGGACGGGGCAGGGGCCgtgcccaggcaggggcagtgcccggagcggggcaggggcagtgccCGGAGCGGGGCAGGCGGAGGGAggagcgcggccccggccccgcgcagGCACCGCCCCCGTtccccggccgtgcccggcgCTGCTCCGCGGCCGCTCCGCTGCTCCGGCTCGTCCCGCGCTCACGGCGGTCCCGGCATGGCGGAGAGCCCGGGGCGGCCCCCGGAGAGCAGCGATGTCCCGCGGGAGGGAGGCGAGgacggggcggcggcggggactCGGCCCGGGCTGTGCCCCGAGGGGGCGGCCGAGCCCCCGGACGGGCCcgcggagcggccgcggctGAGCGCGGAGGGGGCGCCGGAGCCGCCCGGGGACAGCGGCTCCCCCGAGAGCCCGGGGACAGCGagcggggacagcccggggacaCCGagcggggacagcccggggcACGAGGGGCGGCCAGGCGGGGAGCCGGGGGTGATGGACGGGCCCGAggcgggcagggcagagcccgaGGGAGAGGCGGGGGCAGCGGCGGAGCCTGAGGGAGCAGCGCCGGGGGGGATGGAGCCCGAGGACGCGGCTGAGAGCCCGGCGGGGATGGCGCAGGAAGAGGCAGCCCCGGCAGCGACAGAGCCCGAGGACGGagccgcagccccggcagggACGGAGCCCGAGGGCGCAGGGGTTGCTCCGACGGGGACGGAGCCCGAAAAAGCAGCACCGGCGGGGACGGAGCCTGAGGGAGAGGCGGTGGCACCGGCGGGGACGGAGCCCCAGGTGAGAGAGGCGGTGAGGGAGGAAGGTCCGGCGGAGAGAGAGCCCCAGGAGGCGGCCACGACTGTCCCGGCAGAAGCAGAGCCTGAGGAGGCTGCGGCGACAGCCCCGGTGGGAACAGagcctggggaaggagaggggacaaCCCCGGTGGGGACAGAGCccggggaaggagaggggacaTCGCCATCGAGGACAGAGCCCAGGGGAGCACAGGCAACAGCCCCGGTGGGGACAGAGTCCGGGGAAGCTCAGGCGACAAACCCGGTGGGGACAGAGCccggggaaggagaggggacaTCGCCATCGAGGACAGAGTCCGGGGAAGCACAGGCGACAGCCCCGGTAGGGACAGAGCCCGGGGGAGCACAGGCGACAGCCCTGGTGGGGACAGAGtctggggaagcagaggggacATCGCCATCGAGGACAGAGCTCGGAGTGGCGGTGGGACAGGCGGgcccagaggggacagagcccgAGGAGGATGTCGCGACAGCCCCGTCCGGGACAGATCCCGAGGAAGCTCCGAGGGAGGAAGTCCCGCCGGGGACAGTCCCTGAAGATGCGGTGCAAGAGGCAGCCCCGACGGGGAGAGAGCCTGAGGAGGCCGTGGGGACAGCTCCAGCGGGGACAGTCCCCGAGGATGAAGTGCGGGAGGAGGCCCCAGCGGGGACAGTTCCCGAGGAGGCGGTGCAGGAGGAAGCCCCGTCTGATGTGACAATTCCCAAGGATgaagggcaggaggcagccccgGCTGGAGTGCCAGCTCTGGAGGATGAGGTGCAGGAGGCAGCCCCGGCTGCTGTGACGGTCCCCGAAGAGGCGTTGGGGACAGTCCCTAAGGatgagctgcaggaagcagctccGGCTGGGACAGTTCCCGAGGAGGGGGCGGCCCCGCTGGGGAGAGTCCCTGAGTGtgaggggcaggaggcagctcagGCAGGGACAATCTCTGAGGAGGTGCTGGCGACAGTCCCCAAGGATGTGGTGCAGGAGagagctccagcagggacagtgccTAAGGATGAGGTGCAGGAGGAAGCCCCGGCAGGGACAGTCCCCGAGGAGGCGCTGGGGGCAATCCCcaaggatgaggagcaggaggcagccccGGGTGATGTGACAATTCCCAAGGATGAAGTGCAGGAGGCGGTCCCGGTTTCTGGGACAGTCACCGAGGAGGTGTTGGGGACAATCCCCAGGGATGTGGTGCGAGagacagctccagcagggacagtCCCCGAGGAGGCGCTGGGGACAATCCCCAAGGATGCggtgcaggaggcagctccagcagggacagtCCCCAAGGATGAAGTGCAGGAGGCAGCCCCAGATGATGTGACAGTCCCCAAGGATGCCTTCCTGGCAGGTACAGTCCCTGAGGATGCGGTGCAGGCGGCAGCCCCGGATGATGTGACAGTTCCCAAGGATGAggtgcaggaggcagctccagcagggacaaTCCCCAAGGATGAAGTGCAGGAGGCAGCCCCAGATGATGTGACAGTCTCTGAGGATTCGGTCCTGGCAGGGACAGTCCCCGAGGATGCTGTCCCGGGTGATGGGACAGTTCCCGGGGGTGCTGTCCCAGGTGATGGGACAGTCCCCGAGGGTGCTGTCCCAGGTGATGTGACAGTCCCTGAGGATGCTGTCCCGGGTGATGGGCCAGTCCCCGAGGATGCTGTCCCAGGTGATGTGACAGTCCCCGAGGatgctgtcccagcagggacGGTCCCTGCAGAGGGCAGCGCGGAGGCTCCCGAGAGCCGCGGGGCAGCACAGGTGGCCTTGCCCGGCTG
The nucleotide sequence above comes from Molothrus aeneus isolate 106 chromosome 2, BPBGC_Maene_1.0, whole genome shotgun sequence. Encoded proteins:
- the LOC136571426 gene encoding collagen, type I, alpha 1a-like, which produces MAESPGRPPESSDVPREGGEDGAAAGTRPGLCPEGAAEPPDGPAERPRLSAEGAPEPPGDSGSPESPGTASGDSPGTPSGDSPGHEGRPGGEPGVMDGPEAGRAEPEGEAGAAAEPEGAAPGGMEPEDAAESPAGMAQEEAAPAATEPEDGAAAPAGTEPEGAGVAPTGTEPEKAAPAGTEPEGEAVAPAGTEPQVREAVREEGPAEREPQEAATTVPAEAEPEEAAATAPVGTEPGEGEGTTPVGTEPGEGEGTSPSRTEPRGAQATAPVGTESGEAQATNPVGTEPGEGEGTSPSRTESGEAQATAPVGTEPGGAQATALVGTESGEAEGTSPSRTELGVAVGQAGPEGTEPEEDVATAPSGTDPEEAPREEVPPGTVPEDAVQEAAPTGREPEEAVGTAPAGTVPEDEVREEAPAGTVPEEAVQEEAPSDVTIPKDEGQEAAPAGVPALEDEVQEAAPAAVTVPEEALGTVPKDELQEAAPAGTVPEEGAAPLGRVPECEGQEAAQAGTISEEVLATVPKDVVQERAPAGTVPKDEVQEEAPAGTVPEEALGAIPKDEEQEAAPGDVTIPKDEVQEAVPVSGTVTEEVLGTIPRDVVRETAPAGTVPEEALGTIPKDAVQEAAPAGTVPKDEVQEAAPDDVTVPKDAFLAGTVPEDAVQAAAPDDVTVPKDEVQEAAPAGTIPKDEVQEAAPDDVTVSEDSVLAGTVPEDAVPGDGTVPGGAVPGDGTVPEGAVPGDVTVPEDAVPGDGPVPEDAVPGDVTVPEDAVPAGTVPAEGSAEAPESRGAAQVALPGCPPSPGGPGGEAEAEAERGPPAPAGTGAPGPESSWDRSLNGEREREQLREDGTGSPGALEEEEEDEDEKQDHDISLFVKVRVRGCRGISAGNLPFLIMF